The Saprospiraceae bacterium sequence AATTTATCTTATGAAAAATTAAATATAAATTATTCAAGATTAAGTAATGTCATTATATTAAGTATCTTGGCTTTTGCTGCGGTTAGTTTAGCGTCATTATTCGGTGGAAGCTCGAGCAGTTTTTTGTTTAAAATTTTATTTGTCAAAAATATATTTACATTTTATGGTTTATGGTTCGTAATAAAATGGACCAATAAAAAATGGGTAAAACTTGACTTCTGGAAAAGAGAACTCGTAAAAATTTTTATTATTGCAGTCTTTGGTTTAATTGTAGAATATATTGGTGGGCATTTAACAAATTATGTTTTTTTTAATTTTACTGAGGGTAGCAAGGATATTAGGTTTTCGATATTTTCAGATATTTTAGGATGGTACCCATTGTGGATTTACTTCGCCTTAGCAAACTTCTTAGCCAATCTGACATTTTATATTTTTAAATTAAGAAAAGAAGAAAAGGAATTTATAACCCGACAATCAGAAAAACTTGAAGTAGGTACTACCATAGCTTCCATCCAATCCCGCATCAATCCACATTTTTTGTACAATTCACTCAACAGTGTAGCGTCTCTTGCGCGTACAGAACCACTTAAAACAGAACAAATGGTCAATGAATTAGCCAGGTTTTACAAAGAGTATGCTGACAAAAGCAGCACCGCAACAATCCCTTTGCGAGAAGAACTGGAGATATTAAAGTCATACATCAATATAGAAAAAATCAGGTTTGGAGACAGGCTTGATGTCAGGTTTTCAGTACAAAATGAAGCATTGGAAGTTGAGATTCCGGCATTTACCCTACAACCGTTGGTAGAAAACGCTATCAAGTATGGATTTAATCAAAATACAGAGATGATAGATATTATTATTAAAATAACTAAAACAGAATTCGAAACGAAAATCATAGTAATGGACTATGGTGTACCTTTCAGTGAGCAGATGGAGTCCGGTTTTGGTATCGCATCCGTCAGGAAAAAATTGAAATGGCTCATGCCTGATCAACATGAATTGAATTTTGTAAACGGTGCAGAAAAATATGTGGAGATTGTATTAAAATCGAAAAAAACATGAAAAAAGCAACCTTATATTACATCTTTATATTTGCTGGTATATTTTTATACACATATTATATTTTTTCATCTTCAAGTGATAAATGGGATAGCTTTGGGTATAGATATTCTTACAAAAATAACTTGAAAGTAAAAGGTGAAAGCATCTTTTGCATACTGACCATCAATAATAAACCGGTGAAATTTTTTAAAATAGAAGGATGGACTTCATCAGATGAGTTGGCTGTGAGATTTGGAAAAAATATCAGAAAGATCCCAAGGTCTTATTATAATGCGATAAATAAATCAAAAGGCAAAACCACTTATTGGCTACGAGATTTGGTCAATGACGATAGCCAATTTGATGATAAGATCACAATATATAGCCTGGCAGATCAGGATTCGCTAAGGAATGTCTATCAAATCCACACTTTCTCCAAAACTCAATATCACAAGCTGATATCATTGATGGATCCGGATGCACCACTCACCTTTACAGTTCTCACATTTCTGGCATATCTAATCATATCATTTTATAGATACCTGACTTCGCTAAAGATACTAAAGACAACATTTCAAACCAAAGCATTTGTATTTATAATTTTCATTGTCGCATTTTTATTTATTATTTCACCATTTGTTATCGCTTTTGAAATGGGAATGCACATGGTCAGTGGAAGCCATTCATTTACTACCATTCCATCATTGTTTTTCGTTTTTGTTTTGGTGTTTTTGATTTTTCAATATTTCAAAAATATGATCAAAACAGACGATTTTGCAGAGAGACAATGGATTATCATGGCACTACTTTTGACATTAAGTTTTAGTATAGAGTTTTTAATAAAATCTTTTGTAAATGATGTTTTTACAAACAATAGTCAATATACTCCTATGCATTCGTCATCTTTCTGGATAACCTCGATGTCTCAAAGGCTGTGGTTCATATTTATTATTGCCAAATTTATTAGTAACCTTACTATATATTTATATTCATTGCGGCGAAAGTCAAGGCTGCTAAAATCCACTCTTGATGAAGCTGAAAAGTCACTAAATACATTGCATGATGCCCGATTAGAGATCAATCATCATTTTTTATTCAATTCACTCCACGCTTTAGCAGGCATTACCAGCGTACATCCTGAAAAAACTGAGAAATTTGCACTCTCGCTGGCAACTTACTACAGATATATCACCAATAAAGAGAACAAACATTGGGCTACTGTTGAAGATGAAATGGCGGCTGTAAATGCATATATGGATGTTGAAAAAATCAGATACAGTGGTAAGTTGGTTTTTGATGCAAATATTTCTACTTATGTTGACAATGAAAAACTACCTCGATTCATATTGCCACCTATTTTAGAGTTTGCTATTAAACATGGTTACAATGCATCAAAAGATCTGACAGAAATAAAATTGACTATCACAAAAGTGGGCGACACTTTATCTATAAAGGTTTTTGATACCGGTCAACAATATGACCAGAACATACTTTCTGATAGTGAACTAACTCAAATCAGGAAAATCTTGCAAGAATTGTATGGAAATATGTTTACTATGAATTTTTCAAATGACCCCAAAAAACAATTAGAAATCACTTTAAAGACAATACAATAATGAACAAAACATACATTTTTATCACCATCATTTTACTCTTAGGCGGATACATTTATTATGACTCCTTACCTCAAAAAGAATTATATAAAGAACACGGATACGCGCTGAAATTATTTAAACATGCCAAAAAAGGTGACTTGGTAATCCTGAAAGAAAAGAATAAGATAAAAACTGTGGTTACGGCATTTAGGGTAGTTGGTTCATCAGCAAATAAAGGTTTGGTTGTCCAGTATACAAAAAAGGTAAACAATCTTTGGTCTTTTTTCACTCTTTGAAAATTCATTAGATGAAAGAATGGGTCTGGGTTCTGATGTCATAAAAAAATTTGTACATAACAGTAACCATTTCAATTTGGATACATCCTATGTCTCAAAAGCTGAAATGGAAAATTTAAAGGAAAAATATTATTTATCAACCTATGGCCCGGTGGTGAAAAAAGAACCTCAAAAAACAACCAAATTTCCAGCAAATATTTGGTACATTTTCATGTTTACTATAGGCATTATATTGACAAAATGGTGTAATGAGTATATCAAAACAGAAATGGTGATAGATCGCGATATCATCATTTATATAGTCCTTATTGTAACAGCAGGATTTTTTGCGGGGAAACATAGTGAAGAGCTACCTTTTTCGTTTAGGTTCAATCTATTTTTCATAAAGAATTTAATTATATTTTTTGCAATATATTTTATCCTTGACAAGGTTAAAAAGAAATATCTGGGCTTAGAATCAGTCGAATATGTATTAATATCCCTAACAGTAATCCTTGGGGTTGGGTGTTTTGGAGAGTACTTCGGTGGAAAATTGATAGCAACTATGCAAATAGTAAAAACCGGATTGGGCAGATCTCTTTTTTAAATCATTACCAAACAATTACTCTTAAGGGATATTTAATTTCACCATTTATATTCGTTCCCTGGTGGTTTTACTTCGGCGCTGCTTATTTTATAAGCCACCTTTTTGAACTGGTTTTGTTTACAAAAAATGATAAATTTTAGCTTGATTAAATAATAAATTTGTGTTAAACAAATATCACAATACCCATAATAAAAAACATCATTAATATATTCACAAAAAAATTTATCATGCAATACCTTTTTAATTCCTTAATCTTATTTTTGATCTCAATAAATTTGCAAAGCCAAAACCCTCAATATATAAGCCTGGTTAAAGCCGCAGACTCCCTCTATAATGCTAAAGACTATCTACGATCTGCACAAAAATATTCAGAAGCATTCAAAGCCATTGGCTGGAAAGGTACGTCAAATGACAGATACAATGCCGCTTGTTCCTGGGCATTGGCAGGTGTGCCCGATAGTGCATTTTTTCAATTGGACAGGATTGCGACCAAATCCAATTATACCAATTTGGCACACATCACCAACGATGCAGATCTCCAAGCACTCCACAGTGACAAAAGATGGGCTACATTACTTGCCATCATCAAAGACAACAAGGAAAAAGAAGAAGTCGGTCTGGACAAGACCTTGGTGGCTATACTGGATACCGTGTACACGGAGGATCAGAAATACAGACAACAAATAGATCAGATAGAAAAAAAGTATGGCTGGCAGTCACCTGAAATGCAAAACCATTGGAAGACAATCCATGAAAAGGACTCGATCAACCTGATCAAAGTCTGTAATATACTGGACAAACATGGCTGGCTCGGTCCGGATGTAGTCGGAAGACAGGGTAGCTCTGCTTTGTTTTTAGTGATACAGCATGCAGATCTGCCCGTTCAGGAAAAGTACTTGCCTATGATGCGGGAAGCAGTGAAAAACAATAAAGCACAGGGCAGCAATCTGGCTTTGTTGGAAGACCGTGTAGCATTGAGACAAGGAAAACGGCAGATTTATGGCAGTCAGGTGGGAAGAGATAATGAATCCGGGCAGCACTATGTGTTACCTTTAGAAGACCCTGAAAATGTGGATCAGCGTCGCGCTTCAGTAGGCTTACCACCCTTAGCAGATTATGTCAGCAACTGGCAAATACAATGGGATCCTGCGCAATACAAAAAAGATCTACCGGCGATAGAGGCTAAGCAGAAAAAATAATATACATTTATTTGTTTATTAAAAAATACAAAAAGTATAATTGTTAATCATGATTAACAATTATACTTTTTGAATATCTAAATAAAATGATGCTCACAATAGCAATTAACTATTTATGCTAAGTAGTGTTTGCTGAATATATTATATGTTGCTGAATTTCAATATTTTATTCAATTATATTTTTATACAAGTGCAAGGTTTTTTGATGTATAATGAGTAAAACCTTTGCACTTTGATTTAACATTGTCCTATGCGGACGGCAGTCACTTTTTTGCATCTTTTGCTCTCACATATTCCTTTGGAATGCTTACCCAGAAGTCGAGTAGGCAAGCGGGAGTTTCACCCGCAAGCCTCTCACGGAACCGTGCTTGAAGATCTCCCTTCACACGGCTCTTGATGCGGTTAAAACCTTTTCAACAATACCCTTTTGACCAATGATAGAAAAGCTCTGGCTTTTCTTTTCTTATCATTTCATACATGTTCAACGCTTCTTTTGACCCTGTTTTATACTTCTTTCTAATCCACTTCAATATCCGTTTATTAAAATTATAAAAGCAGGTGTTTAGTCCACGTTTTGTGAAGAGACCATAATAATTTGTCCATCCAATCAATTTGCTATTTATTCTTGCTGCAATGTCCTGTATTTCTAAATCAGTATGTTTCATCGCTTTATTAATTCGAAACTCTTCCATTATTTTTTTTCTTACTGCTTTTGCTGATGTCTCCTAAGAATCCTAACAAGATTTGTTTGTCTTTCATTATCATCTTGGAAGGTTTAAAGCTAAAGCCCAGAAAATCAAATGTTACATGTTCATGGTTTGCTTTCCGTCGATAATCTTTGCAATAGGCTATCTTTGTTTTGCTTTCTTTGATGCTTAGTTTCACTTCTCCGAGACGTTGCTTGATTTGTGTAAGTATATGTTGTGCTTGTCGTTCACTTTTACAGTGGACTACTACATCATCCGCATATCTTACAAATCTTACATCAGGATGGTTTTGTCAAACCATTTATCTAATGTAAAGTGCAGATATAAGTTTGCTAATAAAGGGCTTATAACTCCGCCTTGTGGAGTGCCTTTGCCTTCCTTATTCCTTATACTTCCATCTTTGTCTTGGATTGGCATTTCTAACCATCTTTTAACA is a genomic window containing:
- a CDS encoding histidine kinase, giving the protein MKKVYIYSFVLLCGIISLVSWELYKLNFRKDYHYYLSDWSYENAEPNDIGILVDSNYQITYLIVIGHTQNHQLCIRYGTDPKVIDPSNLVKKRFTKEGVEIHTSELWVSELYDNKNIWSQGLSIISQSKILELNEKNKSFFYKRLITRDYTPKNMIIISSRLITLLGMYIIIFLVNLSYEKLNINYSRLSNVIILSILAFAAVSLASLFGGSSSSFLFKILFVKNIFTFYGLWFVIKWTNKKWVKLDFWKRELVKIFIIAVFGLIVEYIGGHLTNYVFFNFTEGSKDIRFSIFSDILGWYPLWIYFALANFLANLTFYIFKLRKEEKEFITRQSEKLEVGTTIASIQSRINPHFLYNSLNSVASLARTEPLKTEQMVNELARFYKEYADKSSTATIPLREELEILKSYINIEKIRFGDRLDVRFSVQNEALEVEIPAFTLQPLVENAIKYGFNQNTEMIDIIIKITKTEFETKIIVMDYGVPFSEQMESGFGIASVRKKLKWLMPDQHELNFVNGAEKYVEIVLKSKKT
- a CDS encoding histidine kinase — encoded protein: MKKATLYYIFIFAGIFLYTYYIFSSSSDKWDSFGYRYSYKNNLKVKGESIFCILTINNKPVKFFKIEGWTSSDELAVRFGKNIRKIPRSYYNAINKSKGKTTYWLRDLVNDDSQFDDKITIYSLADQDSLRNVYQIHTFSKTQYHKLISLMDPDAPLTFTVLTFLAYLIISFYRYLTSLKILKTTFQTKAFVFIIFIVAFLFIISPFVIAFEMGMHMVSGSHSFTTIPSLFFVFVLVFLIFQYFKNMIKTDDFAERQWIIMALLLTLSFSIEFLIKSFVNDVFTNNSQYTPMHSSSFWITSMSQRLWFIFIIAKFISNLTIYLYSLRRKSRLLKSTLDEAEKSLNTLHDARLEINHHFLFNSLHALAGITSVHPEKTEKFALSLATYYRYITNKENKHWATVEDEMAAVNAYMDVEKIRYSGKLVFDANISTYVDNEKLPRFILPPILEFAIKHGYNASKDLTEIKLTITKVGDTLSIKVFDTGQQYDQNILSDSELTQIRKILQELYGNMFTMNFSNDPKKQLEITLKTIQ